In a single window of the Saccharothrix australiensis genome:
- the vanX gene encoding D-Ala-D-Ala dipeptidase VanX: MNADFAFVDELVPGVRWDAKYATWDNFTGKPVDGYLVNRIVGTRALCAALERARDKAGSHGFGLLLWDGYRPQRAVDCFLRWSAQPEDGRTKSRHYPNIDRAEMFEKGYVAARSGHSRGGTVDLTLYHLATGELADMGGDHDLMDPVSHHDAPGVTGVAADNRRLLRAVMADCGFRSYDYEWWHYTLDDEPYPDTYFDFPITWPDR, translated from the coding sequence GTGAACGCCGACTTCGCCTTCGTCGACGAGCTGGTGCCCGGCGTCCGCTGGGACGCCAAGTACGCCACCTGGGACAACTTCACCGGCAAACCCGTGGACGGGTACCTGGTCAACCGGATCGTCGGCACCAGGGCCCTGTGCGCGGCCCTGGAGAGGGCGCGGGACAAGGCCGGGTCGCACGGCTTCGGCCTGCTGTTGTGGGACGGGTACCGCCCGCAGCGCGCCGTCGACTGCTTCCTGCGCTGGTCCGCGCAGCCGGAGGACGGGCGGACGAAGTCGCGGCACTACCCGAACATCGACCGGGCCGAGATGTTCGAGAAGGGGTACGTGGCCGCCCGGTCGGGGCACAGCCGGGGCGGCACGGTCGACCTGACGCTCTACCACCTGGCGACCGGTGAACTCGCGGACATGGGCGGCGACCACGACCTGATGGACCCGGTGTCGCACCACGACGCGCCGGGGGTCACGGGCGTCGCGGCGGACAACCGGCGACTGCTCCGCGCCGTCATGGCGGACTGCGGTTTCCGCTCCTACGACTACGAGTGGTGGCACTACACGCTGGACGACGAGCCGTACCCGGACACCTACTTCGACTTCCCCATCACGTGGCCGGACCGGTGA
- a CDS encoding substrate-binding domain-containing protein encodes MSRHRALRTKVRRGIAKWPVAIVGVVALLVLGYLAWTWVGGILERRAAAQAGDCRSGEALLRVAATPSVAEAVREVAEEWSAQRPVVYDHCIRVEVQSIDSEEVLGGLTQGWDEAKLGEQPHAWVTDSTLWANRLGARNRALLGAQPVSIAASPVLLALPQEAAQAVQAGAGFRWTDLPEVTSAAGGWQRFGKPGWGDFKVAMPDPATNAATAMAVQSALAGSSPDGKGPVTADMLALDPVKSTLSRLTASKPARTPATTWEALSLLTAQPAVNGPGFSAVPVFEVDLYRHNTGKDSGTPPAQPLYGVAAGGPSPVADFPYVPLAGDWVGEAQVRASQEFREFLLEAEQQKILAGAGLRVDATTERPKPSPGIRWATMTDKLVPADANTAQQISAAWATADDGQVVTVLVDSSKSMEEPGGDGRSRMTWVKEALSGQVNRSVSGSLGLWEFSRSLDGEKPYRQLVPTGPVVGQKQQLLDGVATLRPQSATQLYTSLVALYSRTLENYQEGKRNRIIVLTDGANDGGLTFEQLKAELARLKQDGRDVPISVLAIGPDPERQRLAEITRSTGGTLSVVDDGRGVDAALAQLLSS; translated from the coding sequence ATGTCTCGACACCGCGCGCTGCGCACGAAGGTCCGGCGCGGAATCGCCAAGTGGCCGGTCGCGATCGTCGGTGTGGTCGCCCTCCTGGTCCTGGGCTACCTCGCGTGGACGTGGGTGGGTGGCATCCTCGAACGACGCGCGGCCGCCCAAGCGGGCGATTGCCGTTCGGGCGAAGCCCTGTTGCGGGTGGCCGCCACGCCCAGCGTCGCCGAGGCCGTGCGCGAGGTCGCCGAGGAGTGGAGCGCGCAGCGCCCGGTCGTCTACGACCACTGCATCCGGGTCGAGGTGCAGTCCATCGACTCCGAGGAGGTGCTCGGCGGCCTGACCCAGGGCTGGGACGAGGCCAAGCTCGGCGAGCAGCCCCACGCCTGGGTGACCGACTCCACGCTGTGGGCGAACCGGCTCGGTGCGCGGAACCGGGCGCTGCTGGGCGCGCAGCCGGTGTCCATCGCGGCGAGCCCCGTGCTGCTGGCGCTGCCGCAGGAGGCCGCGCAGGCGGTGCAGGCGGGCGCCGGGTTCCGGTGGACGGACCTGCCCGAGGTGACGTCGGCGGCGGGCGGCTGGCAGCGGTTCGGCAAGCCGGGCTGGGGCGACTTCAAGGTGGCCATGCCCGATCCCGCCACGAACGCCGCGACCGCGATGGCGGTCCAGTCCGCGCTGGCCGGCTCCAGCCCGGACGGCAAGGGGCCGGTGACGGCCGACATGCTGGCGCTGGACCCGGTCAAGTCGACCCTGAGCCGCCTCACCGCGTCCAAGCCCGCGCGGACGCCGGCGACGACGTGGGAGGCGCTGTCGCTGCTGACCGCCCAGCCGGCCGTGAACGGGCCGGGTTTCAGCGCCGTGCCGGTGTTCGAGGTCGACCTGTACCGGCACAACACCGGCAAGGACAGCGGCACGCCGCCCGCGCAGCCGCTGTACGGGGTGGCCGCCGGGGGCCCGTCGCCGGTCGCGGACTTCCCCTACGTGCCGCTCGCGGGCGACTGGGTCGGCGAGGCGCAGGTGCGCGCGTCGCAGGAGTTCCGGGAGTTCCTGCTGGAGGCCGAGCAGCAGAAGATCCTCGCGGGCGCGGGCCTGCGGGTCGACGCGACCACCGAGCGGCCCAAGCCGTCGCCGGGCATCCGCTGGGCCACCATGACCGACAAGCTGGTGCCCGCCGACGCGAACACCGCGCAGCAGATCTCCGCCGCGTGGGCGACCGCCGACGACGGCCAGGTGGTGACCGTGCTGGTGGACTCGTCCAAGTCGATGGAGGAGCCCGGCGGCGACGGCCGGTCGCGCATGACGTGGGTGAAGGAGGCGCTGTCCGGCCAGGTCAACCGGTCGGTGTCGGGCTCGCTGGGGCTGTGGGAGTTCTCCCGCTCGCTGGACGGCGAGAAGCCGTACCGGCAGCTCGTGCCCACCGGGCCGGTCGTCGGGCAGAAGCAGCAGCTGCTGGACGGCGTGGCCACCCTGCGCCCGCAGAGCGCGACCCAGCTGTACACGAGCCTGGTGGCGCTCTACTCCAGGACGCTGGAGAACTACCAGGAGGGCAAGCGGAACCGGATCATCGTGCTCACCGACGGCGCCAACGACGGCGGGCTGACGTTCGAGCAGCTCAAGGCGGAGCTGGCGCGGTTGAAGCAGGACGGGCGGGACGTCCCGATCAGCGTGCTGGCCATCGGGCCCGACCCGGAGCGGCAGCGGCTCGCGGAGATCACCCGGTCGACCGGCGGCACGCTGTCGGTGGTGGACGACGGGCGCGGGGTGGACGCGGCGCTGGCGCAGCTGCTGTCGTCGTAG
- a CDS encoding cytochrome P450, producing the protein MTSATTRWDTHPSQSWLRGERPAEPVAFDEESGLWNVYGYEEAVAVLGDPATFSSSHVGDLLPVQVDDSLREGNLLEMDPPDHRKLRNLVSKAFSGRVVADLEPRIAALTHELLDAVEGDRLELVEDLAYPLPVIVIAELLGLPSGDRELFRGWVDTMFSGSEDFSLNADPEQVEAEFADRLDAMTPMFDYLREHAVERRRNPREDLISGLVRAEVDGQRLNDNEVVNFATVLLVAGHITTTMLLGNTTLCLDAHPGQRARLRADRSGIPTAIEESLRFLTPFAALSRATTRDVELGGQRVPADRMIMVWLSAANRDPRKFADADVFDSTRDPNPHIGFGRGVHFCVGAPLARLEGRVALDILLDRFPDLRVDPDLAPTFMPSPIMTGPRTLHLRTA; encoded by the coding sequence ATGACCAGCGCCACCACCCGGTGGGACACCCACCCGAGCCAGTCCTGGCTGCGCGGCGAGCGCCCCGCCGAACCCGTCGCGTTCGACGAGGAGAGCGGCCTGTGGAACGTCTACGGGTACGAGGAGGCGGTCGCGGTGCTCGGCGACCCCGCGACGTTCTCCTCCTCCCACGTCGGCGACCTGCTGCCGGTCCAGGTCGACGACTCGCTGCGGGAGGGCAACCTCCTGGAGATGGACCCGCCGGACCACCGCAAGCTGCGCAACCTGGTGAGCAAGGCGTTCTCCGGCAGGGTCGTCGCCGACCTGGAGCCCCGGATCGCCGCGTTGACCCACGAGCTGCTCGACGCCGTGGAGGGCGACCGGTTGGAGCTGGTCGAGGACCTGGCCTACCCGCTGCCGGTGATCGTCATCGCCGAGCTGCTCGGCCTGCCCTCCGGTGACCGGGAGCTGTTCCGCGGCTGGGTGGACACGATGTTCTCCGGCTCCGAGGACTTCTCGCTCAACGCGGACCCGGAGCAGGTGGAGGCGGAGTTCGCCGACCGGTTGGACGCGATGACGCCCATGTTCGACTACCTGCGCGAGCACGCCGTCGAACGCCGCCGGAACCCGCGCGAGGACCTGATCAGCGGCCTCGTGCGGGCGGAGGTCGACGGGCAGCGGCTCAACGACAACGAGGTGGTCAACTTCGCCACCGTGCTGCTGGTCGCCGGGCACATCACCACGACCATGCTGCTGGGCAACACCACGCTGTGCCTCGACGCGCACCCCGGTCAGCGGGCTCGGCTGCGCGCCGACCGGTCCGGCATCCCGACGGCGATCGAGGAGTCGTTGCGCTTCCTCACCCCGTTCGCGGCCCTCAGCCGGGCGACGACGAGGGACGTCGAGCTGGGCGGGCAGCGCGTCCCGGCCGACCGGATGATCATGGTGTGGTTGTCGGCCGCCAACCGCGACCCGCGGAAGTTCGCCGACGCCGACGTGTTCGACAGCACCCGCGACCCCAACCCGCACATCGGTTTCGGCCGCGGCGTCCACTTCTGCGTCGGCGCGCCGCTGGCCCGCCTGGAAGGGCGCGTCGCGCTCGACATCCTGCTCGACCGGTTCCCCGACCTGCGGGTCGACCCCGACCTGGCGCCGACGTTCATGCCGTCGCCGATCATGACGGGCCCGCGCACGCTGCACCTGCGCACCGCCTGA
- the vanA gene encoding D-alanine--(R)-lactate ligase, whose protein sequence is MARLKIAVLFGGRGEEHPISVKSAREVAKHLDTGKYEPFYVGITRDGAWRLCDGPDDDWENGHRRPVVLSPDSTTRGLLVLERGRYATIALDLVLPVLHGRFGEDGATQGLLELSGIPYAGCDVPSSALCIDKSLTYLVARGAGIATPDFRTVAADEPVDADGLTYPVFVKPARSGSSFGVSKVSRAEELPAAVETARRYDSKVLIEQAVVGGEVGCAVLGDGADPVVGEVDRIALSHGFFKIHQEDAPESGSENSTVIVPADIPERSRELVRETAKTLYRALGCRGLSRVDLFLTEDGRVVLNEVNTLPGLTSYSRYPRMMAAAGLSLADVLDRVISSTLAGQGR, encoded by the coding sequence GTGGCTAGGCTGAAGATCGCCGTCCTGTTCGGTGGTCGCGGTGAAGAGCACCCGATCTCCGTCAAATCCGCGCGTGAGGTCGCCAAGCACCTCGACACCGGGAAGTACGAGCCGTTCTACGTCGGCATCACGCGCGACGGCGCCTGGCGGCTGTGCGACGGACCCGACGACGACTGGGAGAACGGCCACCGCCGCCCGGTGGTGCTGTCACCGGACAGCACCACGCGCGGGCTGCTCGTGCTGGAGCGCGGCCGGTACGCGACGATCGCGCTGGACCTCGTGCTGCCCGTCCTGCACGGCCGGTTCGGCGAGGACGGCGCGACGCAGGGGCTGCTGGAGCTGTCCGGCATCCCCTACGCGGGCTGCGACGTCCCGAGTTCAGCCCTGTGCATCGACAAGTCCCTCACCTACCTCGTCGCGCGGGGCGCGGGCATCGCCACGCCGGACTTCCGGACGGTCGCGGCGGACGAGCCCGTCGACGCCGACGGGCTGACCTACCCGGTCTTCGTGAAACCGGCCCGCTCGGGGTCGTCGTTCGGCGTGAGCAAGGTGTCCCGCGCGGAAGAGCTGCCCGCCGCGGTGGAGACCGCGCGGCGGTACGACTCGAAGGTGCTGATCGAGCAGGCGGTCGTCGGCGGCGAGGTCGGCTGCGCCGTGCTGGGCGACGGCGCGGACCCGGTGGTGGGCGAGGTGGACCGCATCGCGCTGTCCCACGGCTTCTTCAAGATCCACCAGGAGGACGCGCCCGAGAGCGGTTCCGAGAACTCCACGGTGATCGTCCCCGCGGACATCCCGGAGCGGTCCCGCGAGCTGGTGCGGGAGACCGCGAAGACCCTGTACCGGGCGCTGGGCTGCCGGGGGCTGTCGCGGGTGGACCTGTTCCTCACCGAGGACGGCCGCGTGGTGCTCAACGAGGTCAACACCCTGCCCGGCCTCACCTCCTACAGCCGCTACCCGCGCATGATGGCCGCCGCCGGGCTGTCGCTGGCCGACGTGCTCGACCGGGTGATCTCGTCGACGTTGGCCGGGCAGGGCCGGTGA
- a CDS encoding ATP-binding cassette domain-containing protein: MTISATGLRKRFGDHVVLDGIDLDVAESTVFSLLGPNGAGKTTAVQILSTLITPDAGEVRIAGHDLRTDPDGVRSAIGVTGQFSAVDGLLTGEENLRLMADLRHLPRREGRRVTAALLERFDLVDAAGKPAATYSGGMRRRLDLAMTLVGDPRVIFLDEPTTGLDPRSRHDLWQVIRELVEDDGVTIFLTTQYLEEADQLADRIAVLDHGRLVAQGTADELKRLVPGGHVSLRFTDVRSLDVAAGALRAAHRDDDALTLQVPGDGGVRSLRALLDELDRVAVEPDGLTVHTPDLDDVFFALTGRPTLEESAR, from the coding sequence ATGACCATTTCGGCCACCGGACTGCGCAAGAGATTCGGCGACCACGTCGTGCTGGACGGCATCGACCTGGACGTCGCCGAGAGCACCGTGTTCTCACTGCTCGGCCCGAACGGCGCGGGCAAGACCACCGCGGTGCAGATCCTGTCCACCCTGATCACCCCGGACGCGGGCGAGGTGCGCATCGCCGGGCACGACCTGCGGACCGACCCGGACGGCGTGCGCTCGGCGATCGGCGTGACCGGCCAGTTCTCCGCCGTGGACGGCCTGCTCACCGGCGAGGAGAACCTGCGGCTGATGGCCGACCTGCGGCACCTGCCCCGCCGGGAGGGCAGGCGGGTCACCGCCGCGCTGCTGGAGCGGTTCGACCTGGTGGACGCCGCGGGCAAGCCCGCCGCCACCTACTCGGGCGGCATGCGCCGGCGGCTGGACCTCGCGATGACGCTGGTCGGCGACCCGCGGGTGATCTTCCTGGACGAGCCGACCACCGGGCTCGACCCGCGCAGCAGGCACGACCTGTGGCAGGTGATCCGCGAACTCGTCGAGGACGACGGCGTGACGATCTTCCTCACCACGCAGTACCTGGAGGAGGCGGACCAGCTCGCCGACCGGATCGCCGTGCTGGACCACGGGCGACTGGTCGCGCAGGGCACCGCCGACGAGCTGAAGCGCCTGGTGCCGGGCGGGCACGTGAGCCTGCGCTTCACCGACGTGCGGTCCCTCGACGTGGCGGCGGGCGCGCTCCGCGCGGCGCACCGCGACGACGACGCGCTGACGTTGCAGGTGCCCGGCGACGGCGGCGTGCGGTCGCTGCGCGCCCTGCTGGACGAGCTGGACCGCGTCGCCGTCGAGCCGGACGGCCTCACCGTGCACACCCCGGACCTGGACGACGTGTTCTTCGCCCTGACCGGGCGGCCGACCCTGGAGGAGTCCGCGCGATGA
- a CDS encoding sensor histidine kinase: MSVRLKLTFSYAGFLMLASVLLLAVVLVFLLRYVPDSPVRPPGARLDLPGPDRTDLWRAFAPKAGAALVFLLVFGLVGGWLLAGRMLAPLTRITDATRRAAAGSLSHRIGLPGRADEFRELADSFDAMLARLEAHVAEQRRFAANASHELRTPLATTRTLLDVARDDPDRDSGELVERLRAVNARAIELTEALLLLSRTDQRSFTPERVDLSLIAEEAAETLLPLAEERGVAIGTSGDVATAVGSPALLLQMVTNLLHNAIVHNLPEHGTVRVDTAAGPRSVVLTVENTGARLAPRLVPTLTEPFQRGAARVRGDHAGVGLGLAIVASIARAHDGALTLTPRDGGGLRVTVRLPAAPPCPAGGGHRSGHVMGKSK, encoded by the coding sequence TTGAGCGTCCGCCTCAAGCTCACCTTCAGCTACGCCGGGTTCCTCATGCTGGCCAGCGTCCTGCTGCTCGCGGTGGTGCTGGTGTTCCTGCTGCGGTACGTGCCCGACAGCCCGGTGCGGCCCCCCGGCGCACGGCTGGACCTCCCCGGCCCCGACCGGACCGACCTGTGGCGCGCGTTCGCGCCGAAGGCGGGCGCGGCGCTGGTGTTCCTGCTGGTGTTCGGCCTGGTGGGCGGGTGGCTGCTGGCCGGCCGGATGCTCGCGCCCCTGACCCGCATCACCGACGCCACCCGCAGGGCCGCGGCCGGGTCGCTGTCCCACCGGATCGGGCTGCCGGGCCGCGCGGACGAGTTCCGCGAGCTGGCCGACAGCTTCGACGCCATGCTGGCGCGGCTCGAAGCGCACGTCGCCGAGCAGCGGCGGTTCGCGGCGAACGCCTCCCACGAGCTGCGCACCCCGCTGGCGACCACCCGGACCCTGCTCGACGTCGCCCGCGACGACCCGGACCGCGACAGCGGCGAACTGGTCGAACGCCTCCGCGCCGTCAACGCCAGGGCGATCGAGCTGACCGAGGCGCTGCTCCTGCTCAGCCGCACCGACCAGCGGTCGTTCACCCCGGAGCGCGTCGACCTGTCGCTCATCGCGGAGGAGGCCGCCGAAACGCTCCTGCCCCTCGCGGAGGAGCGCGGCGTCGCCATCGGGACGTCCGGCGACGTCGCCACCGCCGTCGGCTCGCCCGCGCTGCTGCTCCAGATGGTCACCAACCTGCTGCACAACGCGATCGTCCACAACCTGCCCGAGCACGGCACCGTGCGGGTCGACACCGCCGCCGGTCCCCGGTCGGTCGTGCTCACCGTCGAGAACACCGGCGCCCGGCTCGCCCCGCGACTGGTGCCGACCCTCACCGAGCCGTTCCAGCGCGGCGCCGCGCGCGTGCGCGGCGACCACGCCGGGGTCGGCCTCGGCCTGGCGATCGTCGCGAGCATCGCCAGGGCGCACGACGGAGCCCTCACCCTCACCCCTCGGGACGGCGGGGGGCTCCGCGTCACCGTGCGGCTGCCCGCCGCGCCGCCGTGCCCGGCGGGTGGCGGTCACCGGTCCGGCCACGTGATGGGGAAGTCGAAGTAG
- a CDS encoding ABC transporter permease has protein sequence MTAAHTLSDSMTMLRRDFRHAQRYPVMAVSGVLMPVFMMLLFVYVFGSAIVTTVGGGSYVDYLVPGILVMGVGAGSAATAVNVNVDMTEGVITRFRTMAIARVSVLTGQVLGSVIRTVVSLALVVGVALLIGFRPRASFGEWLLAAAVLLMLTLALTWLAVAGGLAAKKPEGANGFSLPFQFLPFISSAFIPTDSMAPGLAWFAEHQPFTPVIDTLRGVLTGTPVGNSAWFAVGWCLLGTLVGYALARKLYNRDPTR, from the coding sequence ATGACCGCCGCCCACACCCTGTCGGACTCGATGACGATGCTGCGCCGCGACTTCCGGCACGCGCAGCGCTACCCGGTGATGGCCGTCAGCGGCGTGCTGATGCCGGTCTTCATGATGCTGCTGTTCGTGTACGTGTTCGGCAGCGCGATCGTCACCACCGTCGGCGGCGGCTCGTACGTCGACTACCTGGTGCCCGGCATCCTCGTCATGGGCGTCGGGGCGGGGTCGGCCGCCACGGCGGTGAACGTCAACGTCGACATGACCGAGGGCGTCATCACCCGGTTCCGCACGATGGCCATCGCCCGCGTGTCCGTGCTGACCGGGCAGGTGCTGGGCAGCGTGATCCGGACGGTGGTCAGCCTCGCGCTGGTCGTCGGGGTGGCGCTGCTCATCGGGTTCCGGCCGCGGGCGTCGTTCGGGGAGTGGCTGCTGGCGGCGGCGGTGCTGCTCATGCTGACCCTGGCGCTGACGTGGTTGGCGGTCGCGGGCGGCCTGGCGGCGAAGAAGCCCGAGGGCGCGAACGGGTTCTCGCTGCCGTTCCAGTTCCTGCCGTTCATCAGCAGCGCGTTCATCCCCACCGACTCGATGGCGCCCGGCCTGGCGTGGTTCGCCGAGCACCAGCCGTTCACGCCGGTGATCGACACGCTGCGCGGCGTCCTGACCGGCACGCCGGTCGGGAACAGCGCCTGGTTCGCCGTCGGGTGGTGCCTGCTGGGGACGCTGGTCGGCTACGCGCTGGCGCGGAAGCTGTACAACCGCGACCCGACGCGCTGA
- a CDS encoding MFS transporter: MTKGWVRLQAVAVSGSIAEGVLLTVLPLVAVSITTDPTEVSLVQVVGQAPWLLCSLFAGVLIDRVRRTAVLGLAYAVQACAALALAVAAASGALSLPLLLVVAFVVTSAQVLGDGASGALVPDVVPPSALAAANTRLILLDQGVVRFVVPPVAGYLVAFGFGLPLWPALVAALAALLLSRGIPERPVTPSGQHPLRDIGDGLRFLVGTPLLRSITVAVALGSFAASAQIAMFVLYAHEVLHLGPTGYGVLLACMSVGWVAASFVVHRVVRRLGYAWSMRLAQVGMVVAHALIAVMPPWAVAVGLVLFLESAIIMVWNVCSQSSRQRFTPTGLLGRVLTSHRALAWGLTPLGALAGGLVADGFGLRAVYVMGAAVQAVALVVAWLRLSPEAFAAAEAADAVEPEGTASART, from the coding sequence ATGACCAAGGGGTGGGTTCGGCTCCAGGCCGTGGCGGTGTCCGGGTCGATCGCGGAGGGGGTGTTGCTGACGGTGCTGCCGCTCGTGGCGGTGTCGATCACGACGGACCCGACCGAGGTGTCGTTGGTGCAGGTCGTGGGCCAAGCGCCCTGGCTGCTGTGCTCGTTGTTCGCGGGTGTGCTGATCGACCGGGTGCGCCGGACGGCCGTGCTCGGGCTGGCCTACGCCGTGCAGGCGTGCGCCGCGCTGGCGCTGGCCGTGGCCGCCGCGTCCGGCGCCCTCAGCCTGCCGCTGCTGCTGGTGGTGGCGTTCGTCGTCACGTCCGCGCAGGTGCTGGGCGACGGCGCGAGCGGCGCGCTGGTGCCGGACGTGGTGCCGCCGTCGGCGCTCGCCGCCGCGAACACCCGGCTGATCCTCCTCGACCAGGGCGTGGTGCGGTTCGTGGTGCCGCCCGTCGCGGGCTACCTCGTCGCGTTCGGGTTCGGCCTGCCGCTGTGGCCGGCCCTGGTGGCGGCGCTGGCGGCGCTGCTGCTGAGCCGGGGCATCCCGGAGCGGCCGGTCACGCCGTCGGGCCAACACCCGCTGCGCGACATCGGCGACGGGCTCCGGTTCCTGGTCGGCACGCCGCTGCTGCGGTCGATCACGGTCGCGGTGGCGCTCGGGTCGTTCGCGGCGAGCGCCCAGATCGCGATGTTCGTGCTGTACGCGCACGAGGTCCTGCACCTCGGCCCCACCGGCTACGGCGTGCTGCTGGCGTGCATGTCCGTCGGCTGGGTCGCGGCGTCGTTCGTGGTGCACCGGGTCGTGCGACGGCTGGGCTACGCGTGGTCGATGCGGCTCGCCCAGGTCGGCATGGTGGTCGCCCACGCGCTCATCGCGGTGATGCCGCCGTGGGCGGTGGCGGTCGGGCTGGTGCTGTTCCTGGAGTCCGCGATCATCATGGTGTGGAACGTGTGCTCGCAGTCCAGCCGGCAGCGGTTCACGCCCACCGGACTGCTGGGCCGCGTGCTGACCAGCCACCGCGCCCTGGCGTGGGGCCTGACGCCGCTCGGCGCGCTGGCCGGCGGCCTGGTGGCGGACGGGTTCGGGCTGCGCGCGGTGTACGTCATGGGCGCGGCGGTGCAGGCCGTCGCGCTGGTGGTGGCGTGGCTCCGGCTGTCGCCGGAGGCGTTCGCGGCGGCCGAGGCGGCGGACGCGGTCGAACCGGAGGGGACCGCGAGCGCGCGCACGTGA
- a CDS encoding M15 family metallopeptidase, which translates to MTVFDDGYPGVSGLAPDLLRALRAAAADAARDGVVFYVNSGKRSPAYQNKLYREAISKYGSAEEAARWVATPDTSAHVSGNAVDIGHSAAKAWLSEHGARYGLCQIYRNEPWHFELRPEAVEHGCPPMYADPSHDPRLRR; encoded by the coding sequence GTGACCGTGTTCGACGACGGGTATCCGGGCGTGTCCGGCCTCGCCCCCGACCTGCTCCGGGCACTGCGCGCGGCGGCGGCGGACGCGGCCCGCGACGGCGTCGTGTTCTACGTCAACAGCGGCAAGCGGTCCCCGGCCTACCAGAACAAGCTTTACCGTGAAGCCATCTCGAAATACGGTTCGGCGGAAGAGGCGGCGCGGTGGGTGGCCACCCCCGACACGTCGGCCCACGTGTCGGGGAACGCGGTCGACATCGGGCACTCCGCGGCGAAGGCGTGGTTGTCCGAACACGGCGCCAGGTACGGGCTGTGCCAGATCTACCGCAACGAACCGTGGCACTTCGAACTGCGCCCCGAAGCCGTCGAGCACGGCTGCCCGCCCATGTACGCCGACCCGTCGCACGACCCGAGGCTGCGGCGCTGA
- a CDS encoding 3-methyladenine DNA glycosylase translates to MRVLPEAEWTARRDAHRARVRAWTVPHQERKARGEKHPVLDFLFSYYSHRPSRLERWHPGPGVVLAGKAAEEYLRRPAYRRTDEGVTLDVEAFARDRAATIGFVHDLLTATAARPPRLGCFGLHEWAMVYRSDRVRHEAWPLRLGGAGTDAVVEANRIQCSHFDAFRFFTPEARPRNAVQPTRATQVALEQPGCLHVSMDLFKWCYKLDPATPSDLMADCFQLALEVRELDMQASPYDLRALGYRPVPIETAEGRGEYIRRQSAFAEAAAPLRAALIDLTRTFLPPPVAVG, encoded by the coding sequence GTGCGTGTCCTGCCCGAAGCCGAGTGGACCGCGCGCCGGGACGCGCACCGGGCCCGCGTCCGCGCGTGGACGGTCCCCCACCAGGAGCGCAAGGCGCGCGGCGAGAAGCACCCGGTGCTGGACTTCCTGTTCAGCTACTACTCTCACCGCCCCTCCCGGCTGGAGCGCTGGCACCCCGGACCGGGCGTCGTGCTCGCGGGCAAAGCCGCCGAGGAGTACCTGCGCCGGCCCGCCTACCGGCGGACCGACGAGGGCGTGACGCTCGACGTCGAGGCGTTCGCCCGTGACCGCGCCGCCACGATCGGGTTCGTCCACGACCTGCTCACCGCCACCGCCGCGCGCCCGCCCCGGCTCGGCTGCTTCGGCCTGCACGAGTGGGCGATGGTCTACCGGTCCGACCGGGTCCGGCACGAGGCGTGGCCGTTGCGGCTGGGCGGCGCGGGCACCGACGCGGTGGTGGAGGCCAACAGGATCCAGTGCAGCCACTTCGACGCGTTCCGGTTCTTCACCCCGGAGGCGCGCCCGCGCAACGCGGTACAGCCCACGCGGGCGACGCAGGTGGCCCTGGAGCAGCCCGGCTGCCTGCACGTCTCGATGGATCTGTTCAAGTGGTGCTACAAGCTCGACCCGGCGACGCCGTCGGACCTCATGGCGGACTGCTTCCAGCTCGCGCTGGAGGTCCGCGAGCTGGACATGCAGGCCAGCCCCTACGACCTGCGCGCGCTCGGTTACCGACCGGTGCCGATCGAGACCGCTGAGGGGCGCGGCGAGTACATTCGACGGCAGAGCGCGTTCGCCGAGGCCGCCGCGCCGCTGCGCGCGGCGCTGATCGACCTCACGCGGACTTTCCTGCCGCCCCCGGTCGCCGTCGGATAG